The following are encoded in a window of Scophthalmus maximus strain ysfricsl-2021 chromosome 6, ASM2237912v1, whole genome shotgun sequence genomic DNA:
- the dyrk3 gene encoding dual specificity tyrosine-phosphorylation-regulated kinase 3, translated as MMIISRKPEGPIATARHGDGLYDSYMRTDHILKDEADTNSPSGLPPMPKHAVVGNKTVMRDQATVRGGQLKVKYLYEDSTNNRKINAISTATIGNSGTTGQTPSKPAPVPSLSKEHSVDSTESSKASSESSGTHGVGNGGNSGKLCGPLTPDQALRLYRSQLTTLEQTEIHSYPDIYFVGPNAKKRPAVAGGNNNCGYDDEQGGYIHVPHDHLAYRYEFLKIIGKGSFGQVAKVYDHKLQQHLALKMVRNEKRFHRQAQEEIRILEHLRKQDRNGTMNVVHMLENFTFRNHICMTFELLSMNLYELIKRNKFQGFSLPLVRKFAHSILQCLEALNRHRIIHCDLKPENILLKQQGRSGIKVIDFGSSCFEHQRVYTYIQSRFYRAPEVILGSRYGLAIDMWSFGCILAELLTGYPLFPGEDEGDQLACVMELLGMPPQKVLEQAKRAKNFINSKGHPRYCGANTLPTGATVLTGSRSRRGKMRGPPGSKEWSAALKGCEDPTFTDFIKKCLDWDPSSRLTPSQALRHPWLYRRLPKPLPGTEKSQAAAVKRLPEHHSTSFPSILAKGAPGLGTTAANNKLRSNMMGDSGEAIPLRTVLPKLVS; from the exons CACGCCACGGTGACGGCCTGTATGACTCGTACATGAGGACTGACCACATCCTTAAAGACGAAGCCGATACAAACAGTCCGTCTGGGCTGCCCCCAATGCCCAAACACGCA GTTGTCGGTAATAAGACTGTCATGAGGGATCAGGCAACTGTGCGCGGCGGCCAGCTGAAGGTCAAGTACCTGTACGAAGACTCCACCAACAACCGAAAGATAAATGCTATATCCACGGCAACCATTGGGAATAGTGGGACCACCGGTCAGACGCCCAGTAAACCTGCCCCAGTCCCCAGCCTGTCCAAGGAGCACAGTGTTGACAG CACTGAATCCAGTAAGGCCTCCTCTGAATCCTCCGGCACACACGGAGTTGGGAATGGAGGGAACAGTGGGAAGCTGTGTGGCCCCCTCACTCCTGACCAGGCTCTGAGACTGTACCGGTCTCAGCTGACCACCCTGGAGCAGACTGAGATCCACTCCTACCCGGACATCTACTTTGTGGGACCCAATGCCAAGAAGAGGCCTGCCGTTGCCGGAGGCAACAACAACTGTGGCTATGATGATGAGCAGGGCGGTTACATTCACGTCCCCCATGACCACCTGGCTTACCGCTACGAGTTCCTCAAg aTTATTGGTAAAGGAAGCTTTGGACAAGTGGCCAAGGTATACgaccacaaactgcagcagcacctGGCTCTGAAAATGGTGCGCAACGAGAAGCGCTTCCACCGGCAGGCGCAGGAGGAGATCCGCATCCTGGAGCACTTGCGCAAGCAGGATCGAAACGGCACCATGAATGTGGTGCACATGCTCGAAAACTTCACGTTCCGCAATCACATCTGTATGACCTTTGAGCTGCTGAGCATGAACCTATATGAGCTTATCAAGCGCAACAAGTTCCAGGGCTTCAGCTTGCCGCTGGTCAGGAAGTTTGCCCACTCCATCCTGCAGTGCCTGGAGGCCCTGAACAGACACAGAATCATCCACTGTGACCTCAAGCCAGAGAACATCCTGCTCAAACAGCAGGGACGTAGCGGCATCAAG GTGATTGACTTTGGCTCCAGCTGTTTCGAACACCAGCGAGTATACACCTACATCCAGTCTCGTTTCTATCGGGCTCCAGAGGTGATTCTGGGTTCACGTTATGGCCTTGCTATTGACATGTGGAGCTTCGGCTGCATACTGGCAGAGCTGCTCACCGGCTACCCACTGTTCCCCGGCGAGGACGAGGGTGACCAGCTGGCCTGCGTCATGGAGCTGCTAGGCATGCCTCCGCAGAAGGTTCTGGAGCAGGCCAAAAGGGCAAAGAACTTCATCAACTCCAAGGGCCACCCTCGCTACTGCGGTGCAAACACCCTGCCCACGGGGGCCACTGTGCTGACGGGGTCTCGCTCCCGCCGTGGGAAGATGAGAGGCCCGCCCGGTAGCAAGGAGTGGAGTGCCGCCCTCAAGGGCTGCGAGGACCCCACCTTTACTGACTTCATAAAGAAGTGTTTGGACTGGGACCCCTCATCTCGTCTCACCCCTAGCCAGGCCCTCAGACACCCCTGGCTGTATCGCAGGCTGCCCAAGCCCCTACCTGGGACGGAGAAGAGCCAAGCGGCCGCGGTAAAACGACTCCCTGAGCACCACAGCACCTCCTTCCCCTCTATCCTGGCCAAAGGGGCCCCTGGCTTAGGCACCACAGCTGCCAACAACAAACTGAGGAGCAATATGATGGGAGACTCGGGGGAGGCCATACCTCTTCGCACGGTCCTACCAAAACTTGTctcttag